TCGGCTGACTGACCGCCTGCCAAAGATAATTCCACACTGACAATCCCAAATAATTTCCGCATCAATGGTTGCTTAATTTTGATTCCTTGAATTTTGGTTAACGGAATTTTTTGTGTTTTGCGCTCAAATAGGCCACTCTCAATTGTCAGAGTTCTCTCCTCACGTTCAACCTTAAACTGATAATACTTCATTAAACTTTTCATCACACTAAAAGCTGCCATGATGACCACTACTATTAAACAAATACTAATCGTCAATAACCAACCCGCTTGCAGCAGTTCAAGAGATTCCTTGCTAATTTTGTCAAACCATTTTTTAGGCAAATATTCTTGAAGAAAAAAGAATAACGTAAACATCGCCGTCATCATCCCTAAATCAGTCAACGCAAACATTAATATATCTTGATTAGTTATCGTATATTGAGCAGATACTGTCTTACTCTCTTTCGTTTGCTCGTCTGTATCAGCACTTCTTAAGTCAAACAAGTCTATGTTGTCGCTAGTAGGAACCACCTCAGGCTCCTTTTCTACCTGATTTATTTGTTGGTTAGAGCGACGATAGTGTTCAATCAGCTGCACCGTCTCTTCCTTAATCACTGGTAGAGAGGCTTCCGGTTCATCATTATCACCACCTGCCGTCTCAATTAATAATTGTACAAGATGGAAAGGTTTCAAAAAGAACCATTGACGCTGCTTAAGCGTTTGAATTCGGTTATAAGGAATAATGGTTTCTCGTTTATTAACAAGCCCTTTGTAAATCACGATATGTTCGTTTGTAATTTGATAGTAACTTGACCAATAACCAATCACGGTTATCATCAAAATCAAAAACACAACAGAGCCGGCACCTAACCAAAAATAAGCCGAAGATTTCAAATTGATGTAGCCTAATACAAACACAAAGAACCAACTTTTAAGATGTCGAATGAATTCGACTAAGACAGAAAACGGATGAAAATGTGCTTTATTAGACATCTTGCTCCGCCACCTTTATCATCGTGATTATTTGTTGACGCAGTTCTTGTGCTTGTTCGACAGTTAAACCTTCAACACTGTGACTAGTCGCAGCAGTATGAATGGTAACCGCCATCAAGTTGGCCTGTCTCAAAAATGGGCCTTGTTTCGTCTCAATATGCTGTATCCGATTGATAGGAACGTAAGTTGTTGCTCTAAAGATATAACCATTTTGAAATGCTAGATCCTCAGGCGTCACTTCATAGCGATGAAAACGATAGCGATAAGGTATAAGTACTAAATCAAACAATTTTATGCCGACAACTAAACAGAAATAAATAATAATAGCCATTAACCAAATACCTGATAGCTGCTTGAACCACCAAGCAACGCCTATGCCTATTCCCCCAATTGCTAAAAAAACAAACGACGTAACGAGTGAACTTTTTAGCCAAACTTTTTTTATATTCTCAGGCATTTTATTTTTTAACAACGGATACTCCATTGTTCCACCCCCAAAATCTAATTAGTTAGCTCCCATTATAAAACAAAACGCCCAAAAAACAAACAACTATCTTATAAAAAAGAAGTCCGACTAACAATAATAGTTAGCTCAGACTCCTTCTGTTTAATAATTAGCTTATTTGACCAAACGATAAATTGCATCAGCGTAGATCGCTGTCGCACGGAATAAATCGTTTAACGCCATAAATTCATTAGCTTGGTGCATTGTGTCAATGCTGTCTGGGAACATTGCACCATAAGCGACACCACGTTCTAATAAACGACCAAATGTACCACCACCGATAACTTGTCCATGACCTTTAAGACCAGTATGTTCTTCGTATACTGATAATAAAGTTTTCACTAATTCATCATCTTCTGGTACGTAGTGAGGGCCTTTACCACCTTCAAGTACTTCAACAGCAAAATCAGTTGCTGCTAAGCTATCAGCAATTTGTTGACCAATTGTGGCTTCGTCAGTTCCTTTAGGGTAGCGCATGTTTAAAATTACTGAGTTATCAGCACTTGTTACGTCGAATTTGAAGACCCCAACGTTAAGTGATAATTCACCCATGATATCATCAGCGATTGCCACGCCTATTTTCTCACCTTTAGTATCATCGTGTAAGAAAGTTGCAATAGTGTTGATGTATGTTTTAGCATTGCCTTCAAAAGCATATTGGTTTAAAAAGTTTGCTAAGTGTGTGCCACCGTTAATACCTAAATGTGGGCTAGCACCATGAGCTGATTTACCTTTAATAAAGACTGTGACTGTTGAACCATCAATAGTCACCTCACCTGAGATGCCTTGTTCTGTTACATATTTTTCTAAGTCAGCGGTAATGGATGCTAATACATCTGCATCAGTTACTTCTAAAACTGCTGTTCCTGATTCTGGTACCATGTTGGCACGTAAACCAGCTTTGAAGCTGATTAATTTCACAGCTCCTTCGTTTTCTCCTGCAAGATTTAACGAAACTGTCACGTTTCCTTTTTCACCGTTAATAATTGGGAATTCCGCATCTGGAGCAAAACCGAAATCTGGTGTTTCTTCAACTTCTAAGTAACGGTCAACACATTTCCAGCTACTTTCTTCGTCTGTTCCGATAATTAAACGGATACGTTTAGAAGTTGGTAATTCTAATTCTTTAATCATTTTGATTGCATAGTAAGCAGCCATTGAAGGACCTTTGTCATCGCTTGAACCACGTGCATAAATACGTCCGTCTTTAATCACAGGTTCAAATGGGTCTGTGTCCCAACCAGTTCCAACAGGTACTACGTCAACGTGACTGAAAATACCTAATGTTTCATCACCGGCACCAAATTCAATATGTCCTGCAATGTTTTCAACATTTTTCGTTACAAAACCGTCGCGTTCACCTAATGCTAAAAAGTGTAATAAGGCTTCTTTAGGTCCTGGTCCTACAGGTGCATCAGCCGTTGCTTTGTCATCTTCACGCACACTTGGTACACGTAATAAACCAAATAAATCCTCTAACAAGGCTTCTTTACGAGCCTCAACTTCTTTTGTCCAATCAATTGTTGTCATATTATCGTCTCCTTTAATAGTTAACTATTCTTCTATTATAACCCTGGATCGTAAAAATTTCCTAAAATTCTTACTTTTTCGGAAATACTCACAAAAGCTTTTGGATCCGTCTCTTTCATCACGTCTTCTAACGTATGCATTTCAAATGCGGTTATAACTGTAAAAAGCATTGTTTGCTGTTGTCCGTCATACGCACCTTTAGCGCCATCAATAATCGTTACACCACGACGCATTTCTTTACGCAACGCATCAATAATTTCTTGCGGATGTTTGGTAATTATCATCACTTGCATTTTCTGTTGCTTCGTATAAGTTGCGTCCATTACTTTCCCACTAATAAAGAAACTTAAGACACTGTAAAAACCATAACGCCAACCAAATAATGCCCCTGCGATTAAGGCAATCATGACATTAAAAACAATCGCTACTGATCCAACTGATTTGCCAGTCTTCCTGCGAATTGCTAAAGCGATAATATCTAGACCACCAGTTGAAACACCATTTTTCAACCCTAGTCCAACACCAAATCCATTAATTGCGCCCCCAAACACAGAACATAACAGTGGGTCCGTCGTTAACGGCGTGGCCGGTACAAAATTTAATGCAATCGCAGTAAAAGATACTACCATTACAGTAAATATAGTAAATTTCTTACTCAGCATACACCATGAAATTATAAATAAAGGAACATTCAAGCCATAGTAAATGACAGAAAAAGGTAGATTAATACCAAACAGTTTCTCTAATAATGTATCAATAATTTGCCCAATTCCGGTCACGCCACTTGCATAAATTCCTCCAGGATGCCAAAAAACATTTAAGGCAATGGAAGACATTAAAGCGACGACTACTGCGATACTAACTTTTTTTAAATATTCATGATTGGATTGCGTAAGAAACGATTCTTTCCTCATTTCTGCACACCTCTTTAATCATTCTGTCCAACTACTTATTTTTACCTATCCAACTCGCTTGCTTGATTAATTGTTCCTACAAAACAGCCCTCGTTCAAATGGAATCATTAAACGAGGTAACTGTTACATTAATTAGATATAAGACTAAGCTTCGTCTTGTGTTTTAACGACACTTAGTGTTAATTCAGCTAGTTGAGCGTCTGATACAATACTCGGCGCACTGTTCAACGGATCAATTGCACGGTTATTTTTAGGGAAGGCAATTACTTCACGAATATTGTCTTCACCTGCAAGTAACATTGCTAAACGGTCTAAACCTAAAGCAATACCACCGTGTGGAGGGAATCCTAACTCTAAAGCTTCTAATAAGAAACCAAATTGGTTATTAGCTTCTTCTTTCGTAAAGCCAACAACTTCTAGAACTTTCTCTTGTAAGTCACGTGTGTAAATACGGCTTGAACCGCCACCTAATTCGTAACCATTTAAAACTACATCATATGCTTCAGCGTAAACTTTTTCTGGTGCTGTTTCTAATAATGGAATATCTTCCGCTT
This is a stretch of genomic DNA from Vagococcus zengguangii. It encodes these proteins:
- a CDS encoding PH domain-containing protein, with product MEYPLLKNKMPENIKKVWLKSSLVTSFVFLAIGGIGIGVAWWFKQLSGIWLMAIIIYFCLVVGIKLFDLVLIPYRYRFHRYEVTPEDLAFQNGYIFRATTYVPINRIQHIETKQGPFLRQANLMAVTIHTAATSHSVEGLTVEQAQELRQQIITMIKVAEQDV
- a CDS encoding YitT family protein is translated as MRKESFLTQSNHEYLKKVSIAVVVALMSSIALNVFWHPGGIYASGVTGIGQIIDTLLEKLFGINLPFSVIYYGLNVPLFIISWCMLSKKFTIFTVMVVSFTAIALNFVPATPLTTDPLLCSVFGGAINGFGVGLGLKNGVSTGGLDIIALAIRRKTGKSVGSVAIVFNVMIALIAGALFGWRYGFYSVLSFFISGKVMDATYTKQQKMQVMIITKHPQEIIDALRKEMRRGVTIIDGAKGAYDGQQQTMLFTVITAFEMHTLEDVMKETDPKAFVSISEKVRILGNFYDPGL
- the pepV gene encoding dipeptidase PepV, which encodes MTTIDWTKEVEARKEALLEDLFGLLRVPSVREDDKATADAPVGPGPKEALLHFLALGERDGFVTKNVENIAGHIEFGAGDETLGIFSHVDVVPVGTGWDTDPFEPVIKDGRIYARGSSDDKGPSMAAYYAIKMIKELELPTSKRIRLIIGTDEESSWKCVDRYLEVEETPDFGFAPDAEFPIINGEKGNVTVSLNLAGENEGAVKLISFKAGLRANMVPESGTAVLEVTDADVLASITADLEKYVTEQGISGEVTIDGSTVTVFIKGKSAHGASPHLGINGGTHLANFLNQYAFEGNAKTYINTIATFLHDDTKGEKIGVAIADDIMGELSLNVGVFKFDVTSADNSVILNMRYPKGTDEATIGQQIADSLAATDFAVEVLEGGKGPHYVPEDDELVKTLLSVYEEHTGLKGHGQVIGGGTFGRLLERGVAYGAMFPDSIDTMHQANEFMALNDLFRATAIYADAIYRLVK
- a CDS encoding PH domain-containing protein; amino-acid sequence: MSNKAHFHPFSVLVEFIRHLKSWFFVFVLGYINLKSSAYFWLGAGSVVFLILMITVIGYWSSYYQITNEHIVIYKGLVNKRETIIPYNRIQTLKQRQWFFLKPFHLVQLLIETAGGDNDEPEASLPVIKEETVQLIEHYRRSNQQINQVEKEPEVVPTSDNIDLFDLRSADTDEQTKESKTVSAQYTITNQDILMFALTDLGMMTAMFTLFFFLQEYLPKKWFDKISKESLELLQAGWLLTISICLIVVVIMAAFSVMKSLMKYYQFKVEREERTLTIESGLFERKTQKIPLTKIQGIKIKQPLMRKLFGIVSVELSLAGGQSADDMDTSDQTLYLLPIVREYQVFTTLNQLLPEWQFEQPDLKFTSRDSLWYFLRWKLLAAVIVTAVVSYFSFRMASLVGIGIVLLSLLSAWLQSHFQGYAIQSTSRLCLQSFKFGTKTMTFVEKEKVQAFAEKTGKWLYQKQLGHVSLWVKASLADEEVCLRYLNFGDIRKLKQFYREVE